In candidate division WOR-3 bacterium, the DNA window GAAACTCTGGCGTCTCAACCCCCCAATCCCTTGGTGCGATGTTGCTAAATCCATCCTTAGTTAATCTCACAAATTCGGGAATCTACTTTTCCCATTTTGAAATTTTTAACGGATTGATAGCATCAGAAAACCTGAGCCTCAAACTCGATGTAGGAATTGGTTCATACAAAAATGGATTCAACATATTTTATCTACACTCAGACCCTATCGAGGTAACGAGGTTGAGAGATGAAAATCTGGGCGTAGTAGAGGGTAACATAGATGTTTCGGGGGCACACGTTTATAGGTTTTACCTCATCACCTGGATAACGGGGCAACAAATCAACAAAAACTCGTACTTCGGAACAGCAGTCAAACTATTCCGTGAAACCTTTTTCAACTACGTGGAAAACGGCGCTGGGGTTGACCTCGGTTATACAATCCTTTTGAAAGATTTAACCATAGGGATAAGCGCAAGGGATGTATTTTTCTCTGTTTTTAAAGGAAAAACTCTGGAACTTGCAAATCCTTCCTTTGGTTTGGGCTTGACAAAAACTTCTAACAACCTGAACTGGAGTATGGAGGCTGATTTTTTCACCGATGGTCCCTATCCTGGCGCAATAATAAATATAGGAAAATTAAGTATGGACTTTAAGTTCGGCGCAGAATATAGACCAGTAGAAAACTTCGCGGTGAGATTTGGATTCTACAGGGGATACCTAAGCGCCGGTGCAGGTTTAAAATGGAAAAAGTTTGCCATTGACTATTCCCTTTCCCCCAATCCCGAACTAAATACCACTCACAAAATAGGAGCAGGAATATGCTTCTAAGAAAAGTACTCCATCTTTCGACGATTTTCCTTCTATTATTTCTAAAATATCTTCACACGAACAATGATAAACACGTTGGCCTCATTTTAATGCTTTCTCTGAGCACCATTGCAATGTTACTGGAAATTGCAAGAAACCAAATACCTTCTTTTAAAAGCTTCTTTCTGAAAATTTTCTCGCCTTTGTTAAAAGAAGACGAAAAAAAAGGAAAACTCACAGGGGCATCCTTTTTAATTATCTCGATGACATTGAGCTACGCCATTTTCGAATTCAAGTATTTTTACTACGCTTCTCTTATCTCAATCCTTGTTGATGGAATAACACCTATTATAACCTTTATAGTTTTTAGAAAAAACAACAAAGACCATCATCATCTCCTCACCTTTTTGATTTCCGCAACAATCGTTGCTTTCATAGTAAATTCTGGCCTTCCATTGATTGTCAAGTTGACTACAAGTATTGTTGTTTCTATTATAGAATACATAAACCCACCCCCCGATGATAATTTTTACGCAGAATTTTTAGGGACCTTTATAATTTATTTACTGGCAAAGATTTTCGGCTAACAAAAGGAGGAGTAGGTATGAAGAAGCTTATAGCTTTATCAATTTTTGTCTCAATGCTATATGCCCAATCCGTCAGTGAAAAGCTACAACAGGCCAAAGTCCTTGAAGAAAGGAAAGATTTCGAAAATGCTCTATCCATTTATAAAGAGGTTTTAAACTCAAAGGAACTGGATAAGAACAAAAAATTTGAAGTTTACCTCAACATTGCGGACATAGAACTGGACAAGTTCGAAAGGCCAGACTCAGCCATTAAATACCTTCAGGCAGCAAGGAAAGATTTCACTGACGCTTATAGAAAAATGGACGAGGTGTTTTATAGACTCGGCCTCGCTTACGAGAAGCTTGGCGATTATCAGAACGCAGCCGAGGCATATCAAACCGTCGCCGTTAGATTTCAGAAGAGCAAATACCTCCCCGATGCCTTAGATGGCGTTGAGAGAGTTTTCAGAAAGAACTTCAAAGAGTATGTAGCCTTTATCGGTGATGAGCCTATTACAAGACTCGAACTGGAAAGGGAACTTGAAAACATCCCCCCCTTCGCAAGATCCCAATATGAAACAGAAGAAGGGAAGCAAAAACTTCTTAAGAATCTCATCCAGAAACATCTCCTGGTAAAAGAAGCAGAAAATAGAAAAATGTACCTCTCCTCTTCCTATCAAGAAGAAATGAAGAGGGCCCGTGAACAGGCTCTAATCAGGGCACTTTATCAGAATATTTCCCAGAACATTTCGGTAGACGAAAAGGAAATTAAGGAATATTACGAGAAAAATAAAGATTCAAAGTACAGAATTCCCGCATCGGTTACCTTCAGGGCAATTATTGTAAATTCTAAGGAAACCGCCGACACGGTCTATAGACTTCTCAAAAAAGGCATTGACTTCGACTCGGTGTTTAACAAGTACAATACTGACGAACAGCTCAAAGCTACATCGGGATTAAAGAAGGATGTGCCGGAAAACGGCAAACCTCAGGAGTTAGTAACTGCTGTCTTAAAGATGAAAAAGGGTGAAATAAGCAAGCCAATTAAATTAGAAAAGGAAAATAAATATGCTGTAATCAGAGTCGAGGAAGAGCCTAAAAAAGCGTCTTATAGAGATTTGGGCGAAGTAAAAGACGAAATCAGGCGGAATATCCAGGCGGAGAAGACCAAAAAGGCATGGGACAGCCTCATCGATAGCTTGTGGCAAAAGTACAATGTAAAGATCGTGAATGAAGCAAAACAAGAATAGGATTGTCAAAGCAACAGTAATCTACTTTAATGAAAGCCTTGGCTCCGGTATCGCAAAAGTAGAGGGTGCGGAAGAACGCATTCGTTTTACCTACAAAGAAATAGAAGGTTTAGAGGGATTCAAATTGCTTTTTGTAGGTGACAAAATTGAAATCCATTTTACGGAACACGGTAAAAGGGTGAGGAGAATAAGTGAGAGTTCGCTACGAACTGATTAAGAAAGAAAAACACACAGGCGCAAGGCTTGGATTGCTCCACACTCCCCAGGGGACCGTTGAATTACCCAATTTTATGCCCGTTGCAACCCAGGGGACCGTGAAGACGATGTCACCAAGAGATTTAGAAGAAATCGGGGTTCAAATCATCGTCTCCAATACCTATCACCTCCACATAAGGCCAGGTGAGGAACTAATCCAGAAAGCGGGTGGACTCCACAAGTTCATGGGCTTTAAAGGTGCAATTTTAACTGATTCCGGTGGTTACCAGATTTATAGTCTGGCAGATTTGAGAAAACTCGAAGAGGACAAGGTGGTTTTTAAGTCACATATTGATGGTTCCCTTATCACCTTTACACCTGAGAAGGTGGTTGAAATACAAGCTAAACTCGGCTCAGACATAGCAATGATCTTAGACTGGCCAACTCCTTATCCTTCAACCTATAAAGAGGCAAAATTTCATATGGATCTAACTACAAAATGGGCTGAGAGGGCAATCAAATATCGGAACTCATCCTACGAAGAGGTAAGTCTCTTTGGGATAATTCAAGGAGGTACATACGAAGATTTAAGAATTGAACATACAAAAATTCTTTCGGAGATGCCCTTTGATGGCTATGCCATTGGAGGATTAGCCCTTGGGGAACCAAAAGTAGAACGAGAAAAGGTACTCGAAAAGATATCACCCCATTTACCTGAAGATAAAGTAAGGTATTTAATGGGGGTAGGATACCCTGAAGATATCCTCTCAGCAGTAATGATGGGCGTCGACCTCTTCGATTGTGTCTTACCTACAAGAAATGCTCGAACTGGAACCGTCTTTACCTCCACCGGCGAGTTAACAATCCGAAATGCAACTTATAAAGAAGATTTTTCGCCACTGGATCCCGATTGTGATTGCTATACATGTAAAAACTTTACCAGAGCGTACATCAGACACCTTTTCAATGCAGGCGAAATCCTTGGACCAAGACTCGCAACCTACCACTCACTGTACTTCTTTATAGGCCTTATGAAAAAAATCAGGGAAGCAATTAGAGGAGATTACCTTCTCGACTTTAAAGAAGAATTTTTGAAAAAGTACAGTTCAGAAATTATAGACAAACCAGGATAACTCTTTCTCTCCGCCGTTGATTAGGTCAACAATCTCAAGGTTAACATAGTTAACAGGGTCGTTGATTACAATCGAATCGTCGATATCTCCTGAAGTGTAACCTTCCCTGTAAACATCGCCGTTCAAATAAACCTTATAAGAATAAACACTTACAGGTTCAACTTCAACTTTCAGTGGTGCAACACCTGGGTATATTTTATCTTTCAAATTTTCCCTCATCGTTACTGTAATTATCTGTGGAATCTCCTTATTAAGAGAAAGAAATATCCTTAAAGAGGCGCCAAGGGTAAAGGCAAAAACAAAAACCAAACTAAAAATGCCTGCATACCTTTGAAACTTCAATTTTCTTATACCCCTCTTAACTTTAACATCGAGCTGCGGAGGGGGAGATTTTCTTATTCTTTGAAAGACTTCAACCTCATTTCCCATGCGTAACACCCCCCGTTAAAACCTTTTTTAAACTCTTTTTTGCACTATTCAGCCGGGACTTTACAGTCCCTAAGGGTATGTTTAATAGCTTCGAAATTTCCTCATACTGAAAGCCTTCCATGTAGTAAAGGGTTAATATTTCCCTTTCCCAATCCTTTAGCTTTTGCAAAGCCCTTTCAACTTTAATTGTATCCTCTAAATCCATTTCTTCAATAGGACCAGGATCATCGTAATCATCCTCGCTTGCGATCTCCTCAAAATAAACAGGATTAAACTTCTTCTTTTTTCTAAAAAAGTCATTTAGATGATTAATTGCTATGCTCATTACCCACGTTTTCATAGAGCTTTCACCTTTAAACTTACCGAGATTTTTATAAATCTTGATGAAAATTTCCTGGGTAAGGTCAACAGCTTCATCATAATCATTGATTCTCCAAAAGACATAGTTAAAAACCATCTCCTTATATTCGTTATACACATCATCAAACCTAATTGCCATTTTTTAATTTGACGCAAAAAATTTTAAAAGTGTTCACATTATAAAACAAATCATGCCAATCAAGAAAACACGATCACTAAAACAAATAAAAAGGTTGCTAATGGCTCTCAAACCAAGTTCTGCCTTTGATACCAAATCTTGAAAATTTGTAAGAAAAAAAATATAATTTTCAAACCATGATAAAGTCAATTTTGGCTGGGTTGTATAAAGTAGGTCTGCAACTGTGGTATATTTACGAAGATGTGATAAGGGTGCAGGACGTGTTACCTGCCCATGTCATCTCCATTGGCAACATAACTACAGGGGGCTCAGGGAAAACCCCACTCACCCTTCATTTAGCGCAAAAACTTTCAACCTTGAAAAAAGTTGCGATACTTACGAGAGGATACAAAAGAAAAGGCAAAGGCATCTACATATTGAAAGAGGATTCCCCTTTAACAGGATGGGAGGAAGTTGGAGACGAGCCCTACCTTATGTGGAAAAAGTTAAAAGGAAGGATTCCGATAATCATTGGGAAGAATCGTTATGAAACTGGACAAATTGCGATAAAGCAGTTAGGCGCGGAAATTCTGCTTCTTGATGACGGATTCCAACACCTTTCTTTGGAACGGGATGTGGACGTCGTTTGTATTACCCAAAATACCATACTTAAAGGTGACTCTCTTCTCCCCAAAGGGAATTTAAGAGAAGAATTTTCAGCACTGAAAAGAGCCGACATACTTATTCTTAATATCAAATCCGAAATCTTAGACCACAAAGCACTCCAATTTCTGGAAACATATAAGAAACCGATCTTCATAATGAAATACGAACCTTTAAGATTCTTCAACTTCGAAGGGCAACAAATGTCACCAAACGCCCTCAAGGGCTTTGATGTAGCACTACTTTCAGGAATTGCCGATCCAGAAAGTTTTGTTAATACTATAGAAAAATTAGGGATTACCCCTAAGAAAGTTGTAACCGTTAGGGACCATTATACTTATCCGATGCCAAAACTAAGAACTCTCCTCAAAGAATTCGATTACGTAATTACAACTGAAAAAGATCTCATTAAATATCCATCTTTTAAAAATCTGCTTGCCCTCGAGATTCAGGTAAAAATCGAAAAGGAAGAGGAGCTTTTAAAGCTATTATAACTTCATCTTCACCCAGGGTACAATACCCATACCCGTGCACAGAATCAGAGGGAAAAAAGCAGCAATAAATTCATTCATCTTACCCGCTTGTCCAGATACCTTGAAAAACTGTATCAAAGCCCAGAAAAAAAAGGAAACTATTAAAGCCAGGCCAAAAGAATAGGTCTTACCCCTTGCCTTTATCGATATAGCCAAAGGTAATGAAAAGAAGGCAAAAATGAACACTGTCAAAGGAAAAGAGAACCTGTAAAGAAGTTCGACCATTTCTTCTTTATAGGGTAATCTCATTCTCTTCTTATAGGAGACAAGTTTTAAAAGTTGCCGCGCACTCATCTCTTCAATTTCTGTTTTCTTTCTTATGACCTCAAAGGGAGATACTCCGCAGGTCAAGACTTTTCTCTGAAAGGACACAATAGAATCCTTTTCGGGCCTGATGTACCTCTCTTTTACGTTAAAAAGTTCATAAGTCCTTTCAATAATCAGGCAAGAATCGGCGTCTATCCTTACCACTGGCTCGTTTTTATTCAATACCATAATAATAACGCCAAGTCCCTTTCTCTCCCTACCGCTTAGTCTTGAAAAGTAAAACAATGTATCATTGCTCATAAAACTAAAATCAGAAACCACCGGATAATAGAAAAAGTACTCACTCTTCTCTATGTTTGCCTTTCTAACCCTCGTAGAGTTTTGGAGACCCGGAAAGGCAAAAAACTCTCCGTTTAAAAAAACTAAAATCGATAGCACAAAAGAAAGAAGCAAAGTCTTCAAAATGAGGAGACGAAGGTCGATACCTGAAATTCTCACGAGCAAGAGTTCATTCTTATAAGCACTTTGCTGGAAAAGGAAGAAAGAAGCGATTAAAAAAGTGAAAGGGGCCATTAAGTTTAAAAGAAAGGGGATCTGGAAAAAATAAAACTTTAAAATATCGGTAACCCTTGCTTTATTGGCAATGAAATACCCCAACCGCTCAAAAAAATTTACGATAATAAAAATGGCAACAGAAGCAACTAAAAAGACAATAAAATACCTTAATAGTTCTTCAAAATAATACTTGTCAATTTTTTTCATTAAAAACAGCTATTTGATGGTGTATGAGGTCGAAATCACATAGGTTGTACCGAGTTCCCTTGAAGAACCGAAGGAAAAATCAACTCCATAGGTATCAGTCTTTAAAGAAAGCCCTAAACGAATTTCTCTCTCTAAAACCGCAACTCTAAGACCAAAACCTTCCGTAAACCACAGTTCAGAACCCAATCTGTAAGTAGTTTTCTCCGGCGTTCGTTCAATTCCCATCATCCAGGTGACAGGCTCAGGCAAATTGAAGGAAGTGAAAAACAAAAGCTCATCGGAAGACTTTTCACTCCTCTCATAAAAACCTAAGGAGGATCTAAGGACGTTAAGATGCATCAAAGAAAGTTTGAAGATACTGACTTTAGCAAATAAGCCATAATCTAATGAAAAAGAAGATGTTGTAATGTTATCCTCGATATTTTTCAGATATTTGACACGAGAGTTAACTCCTATACCCCAATTCCTTTGTTTAAATCCAGCTCCTACAAGGAATGTATAATCTGAGTAGACGTCTTTTATCCCGCTTTTCAGGACGCCCAGCGCTAAGCCAACCCTTGAGATTTTCGTAGAAGCAGAAAGATGAAAATCGGTTAATTCCGAAGCAAAGTAATTCTGTCTAACACCAAGAACGCCAGAAAATTTAGAGTCAGGAATCATAGAGGGGTTTATAAACACAGCATCAGACCTAATAGAAGAAGGGTTATAAAGCCCACCAAGGGCATAAGTCTGAGCTGACACTCCACTTAAGTAACTGACTATTAATATCGCTATGTTCATCATAGGAAAATTTTAAATTAAACGGTATCTTTTTGCAAAATTAAATCAACTTTTTCGGAACGCGCCGTCCTCAAAGTTAGAATCAATTGTAGACACCTTATATGGATTCTTGTAAACCAATCCGCCTTTTTCGTTTTTAAAGGTACTCACACCCACAATCTTTAATCTTGAGATGTTATCAGCGACTTCAATTCCAGCGCCTTTATGTTCTGAAATTACCGAATGATAAATTTCGACAAGATAGGAATGAGAAAGTTTTATGCCCCCACCATTTATTCCTTTGGAAATTTTGGAATTCTTGATAATACCCCGAGAATTTTCTAAAACTATCTGGAAACCATTCTTGTGAACTTCGTTATTCTCCGTAATTTCACAGCCGGAAATCTTCACTTCAGAGCCGTCCTTCGCAATTATTCCATAAGCCTTGTTCCTGTAAATTTTCGTATTATCCAACTCAACAACCGCTCCGTCATCAGCCTTCACGCCATCCCCCGATACACTTTCGTATATTTCACACCCCCTTGTTAGACAATTCGATGAAGTAACGGACAATTGCGCTGCACTGGAATTCATCGCATTCGAATAAATTTGACATTCTTTAATCTTGATGCCCGAATACCAGGCAAGGTTGATTCCCTCGTCCCTGTGACCAAATATCTTACAATTCTCAAGCTCAACGTAGGATTTCAATATCCCAATACCTATATTCTCCTTCCCATCGTGAATTATAGAATCCTTTATAATTGCATAGGAAGACCCTATCCAGACCTGTGCGTAACTTTCATTGTCACTTCCGTTGTTTGATATTTCGCCACCCAAAAATCTTAACTCTGAATTGTAATAAACCTCGATTCCATGATGTGGATTTTGCGAAACAACGGTGTTTTCCATCTCAGCGTAAGAGAATTCTACAATAGAAATGCCGGTATTGTTAATGCCAGAAGTAACCTTAGAGGAGTTTAATATTAGCTTAGAATTTTCTACTTTGATCTGGGCAAAATCCTTATTTTCTTGCCCGTTGTTGGCAACCTCGCAAGCTTTCAAATCAGCTATAGAATTAGATAGTACATAGATTCCAAAATTTTCATTTTTAGTCACACTGCATTCAACCATCTGCACAAATGACCTTTCTATAACCATTCCTGAAACTCTCGAGCCATTGGTCACCGTTGTCCTTTCAAATTTCCCGCGGCTTGAAGTAATAAGAATTTGTGGGAACATCCCATCTTTTCCGAGGTTCTCGGAAATGTAGCAATCGCTTACGTTAAAACTGGTATTGGAACTGAACCATACTCCCAAGGAATAGTTGCCACTGATCCTCGACTTATTGATTTCTACAACGGAAATATCGGTTGCATAAACACCCGCTGCATTAACCGAACCATCAATTTCCGAATCACTGAGCTTTAAAACCGTTGATCTGACCTCAATCTGTGCTTCACCCTCCGAACCCTTGTTATTGGAATAAATCCTGGAATTTTTCACAACCACGTTAGAATTTGCTTCTGCGAATAGAGCCCTTCTGAAATGGTTATGTATTGAAACGTTCTCAAAGGTAACATTGGAATTTCGTATATATATACCGTCGTTTTTAACTCCATCATAAATATTAGAATTTTCAACCTTTAGAACAGCTGAAGAGGCCCAGATCTGAGGAGCGTGAAAATTTTCATTTCCGTTGTGGTAAATGGCACAATCGGAAAGGAGTGCTTCCGAAGCGGACTTCAAGGTAAGTGCATTAAAGAAATGCCTGTAAATTTGAGAGCTAATAAGTTCAACCCTTGAACCCTCATCCAGAACCACACCGCTATTATTAATACCACCATGAATCTTCAAATTTTTCAGATAACCCCTCGATGATATAAAAACCATTTGTGGATTATCCTCATCTTCATTTCCATTCCTTGCAATTTCGCCGTTCCTGAGAAGGATCTCAGAATCGTCTTTTACCTCAATTCCATTGTAGTAATGGCCAGTAACCTTCAAATCTTCACACTCTAAGGAGGACTTATCCTCAATGGAAATACCGGAATTATTAATCCCATTTAGTACCCTGCAGTTTTTCAGGTTGGCTTTAGAAGAAACCAGCTTCAATTGAGGATAATTATCTTCACTATTTCCATTCTCTACAAGCCTGCTGTTACTCATCTGTAAGAAACCGCCGGCATCGATAAAGATTCCATAATAGTAATTCCCGCTTATCACGACCTTATCAATGTTTAATTCTGAATTGTCCGCCCATATGCCTGAACCATTTCCTTTGTCTATCTTGCAATTTTTCAGCAATACCCTACACCCTTTAAAACGCATCTGAGGACTAAAAATGTCAATTCCATTTTCTTGAAAGTCGGAATTTTGCAATCTTAATTCGGAATTCTCCGCATGAATCCCAATGTACTTGCAGCCAGTTAGTTTTGATTTGGATACAAGTACTTTAGACGTTTGGACCTTTAACCCCGCACCATGAATTTCTACCTTACTTAGCTCCAAAGAGCTCTCAACGGCATATATAAGACCTATTGTTCTTTCTGGTTCCTTAGTATACTTAAAACTCAGATTCTCTAGGATTAGTTCTGACTTAACTACTTCAAAGGCAGGCAAAATTTCTGAATAGACTGTGGCTTGTTGAAGTCCGCTGAAAATCAATTTTTTACCCTGTACGGTAATAGGCCTTTCAATCTCAACATCACCGGATATTTCTATTGCCAACTCATCGCCTTCTTCAAGATATGTTTCTAAGAAGTCCGCAAAGGAAATAGAGCCGTCATAAGTGTAAATACTTGTAGCACCGCCCTTTATAACGGTAGCCTTCGCCAATCCTTCTTTTACTTCTACATGATGGCCTTCCTGCAGCCGCGCCTTTCTTTTCATTCTTCTTAAAGATGGATCCTCTTCTATCACCCTTATCAGCCTGTAGAGGGTATTAACGGCCCATACAGCGAGCTCTTCTTTTATTCCCGTACCCTCTGCAAACCCCTTACCTATCAAGTTCAAGTCTTCTTCCGTTAAGGAACCCGAATCTCTAAGCGTAACGGGAACCTTCTCTTCTATGGCTGAAGATAAGGCATAAACCCTCGACCGTTCAACGTTAGAATACCCTGACATTTCCTCCTTTATGAGCGATGGATTTTCAAATATTAATTCACCATGGGCCTTATAAAGTTCCAGAAGGATGTCAAAATACAAATCCATTATTTGCCTCCCTTTGTCTAAATATTATATTGTTTAAACAAATGCTATTCAACCACGGTGCACAAATGTTAGCAACTTAAATTCTTAGCTGGGCAAAAATCCACAAGGTTTGATTATACAAATCTGCCAAATTACAATCTAAAGCAATGAAATTCACCTTAGTTATTTTCATTATAAGCCAAAGCGTGTTAGATGTGGGAATAAAATACCTGCAAAACAAGGATTATGAGAAGGCGTACCAAATCTTCCAGCAAATCGTAACAGTCTCAAAAGACACCCCCGAGGGTAAATGGGCAAAATATTATCTAAGTGTTTCTTTGCTCTACCTTGGAGATACGCTATCTGCCATCGGAAACTTGACGACACTCTGGAAGGAAAACTATGAAGATTCTTTAGCCTACCTTACTTATAAAAAACTAACGGAACTCTCCACCAACAGAAACGATTCATTGAAATGGACTATAGAACTTTTGCAATACTTTCCCCTCTTCGGAAAGAGAAAAGAGTTAATCGAGAGTACAGTATCAGATAATTTGAATGACTCCTTAAGGATTATTTTAAGGAAAATTCTCGCCTCCGATTACAAAAGCAAAAGATATTTGTATAGCTTCGGAACTGACCTTCTCTCGCAGGAGCCAGGTAAATCATTGATTATCGCAGAACGCGAAGGCTTTCCTTTCTTGAAAATAAAGGCCCTCATAAAATCTGGGGAATACCTGCAGGCATACGTAAATCTCCTAAAAAACAATCCTGATAAGAAAATTCCCCAGGAAGCAATTACCTTTGTGCGAAAAAGTGGAAATTCT includes these proteins:
- a CDS encoding peptidyl-prolyl cis-trans isomerase is translated as MKKLIALSIFVSMLYAQSVSEKLQQAKVLEERKDFENALSIYKEVLNSKELDKNKKFEVYLNIADIELDKFERPDSAIKYLQAARKDFTDAYRKMDEVFYRLGLAYEKLGDYQNAAEAYQTVAVRFQKSKYLPDALDGVERVFRKNFKEYVAFIGDEPITRLELERELENIPPFARSQYETEEGKQKLLKNLIQKHLLVKEAENRKMYLSSSYQEEMKRAREQALIRALYQNISQNISVDEKEIKEYYEKNKDSKYRIPASVTFRAIIVNSKETADTVYRLLKKGIDFDSVFNKYNTDEQLKATSGLKKDVPENGKPQELVTAVLKMKKGEISKPIKLEKENKYAVIRVEEEPKKASYRDLGEVKDEIRRNIQAEKTKKAWDSLIDSLWQKYNVKIVNEAKQE
- the tgt gene encoding tRNA guanosine(34) transglycosylase Tgt; the protein is MRVRYELIKKEKHTGARLGLLHTPQGTVELPNFMPVATQGTVKTMSPRDLEEIGVQIIVSNTYHLHIRPGEELIQKAGGLHKFMGFKGAILTDSGGYQIYSLADLRKLEEDKVVFKSHIDGSLITFTPEKVVEIQAKLGSDIAMILDWPTPYPSTYKEAKFHMDLTTKWAERAIKYRNSSYEEVSLFGIIQGGTYEDLRIEHTKILSEMPFDGYAIGGLALGEPKVEREKVLEKISPHLPEDKVRYLMGVGYPEDILSAVMMGVDLFDCVLPTRNARTGTVFTSTGELTIRNATYKEDFSPLDPDCDCYTCKNFTRAYIRHLFNAGEILGPRLATYHSLYFFIGLMKKIREAIRGDYLLDFKEEFLKKYSSEIIDKPG
- a CDS encoding RNA polymerase sigma factor; this encodes MAIRFDDVYNEYKEMVFNYVFWRINDYDEAVDLTQEIFIKIYKNLGKFKGESSMKTWVMSIAINHLNDFFRKKKKFNPVYFEEIASEDDYDDPGPIEEMDLEDTIKVERALQKLKDWEREILTLYYMEGFQYEEISKLLNIPLGTVKSRLNSAKKSLKKVLTGGVTHGK
- the lpxK gene encoding tetraacyldisaccharide 4'-kinase translates to MIKSILAGLYKVGLQLWYIYEDVIRVQDVLPAHVISIGNITTGGSGKTPLTLHLAQKLSTLKKVAILTRGYKRKGKGIYILKEDSPLTGWEEVGDEPYLMWKKLKGRIPIIIGKNRYETGQIAIKQLGAEILLLDDGFQHLSLERDVDVVCITQNTILKGDSLLPKGNLREEFSALKRADILILNIKSEILDHKALQFLETYKKPIFIMKYEPLRFFNFEGQQMSPNALKGFDVALLSGIADPESFVNTIEKLGITPKKVVTVRDHYTYPMPKLRTLLKEFDYVITTEKDLIKYPSFKNLLALEIQVKIEKEEELLKLL
- a CDS encoding LptF/LptG family permease translates to MKKIDKYYFEELLRYFIVFLVASVAIFIIVNFFERLGYFIANKARVTDILKFYFFQIPFLLNLMAPFTFLIASFFLFQQSAYKNELLLVRISGIDLRLLILKTLLLSFVLSILVFLNGEFFAFPGLQNSTRVRKANIEKSEYFFYYPVVSDFSFMSNDTLFYFSRLSGRERKGLGVIIMVLNKNEPVVRIDADSCLIIERTYELFNVKERYIRPEKDSIVSFQRKVLTCGVSPFEVIRKKTEIEEMSARQLLKLVSYKKRMRLPYKEEMVELLYRFSFPLTVFIFAFFSLPLAISIKARGKTYSFGLALIVSFFFWALIQFFKVSGQAGKMNEFIAAFFPLILCTGMGIVPWVKMKL
- a CDS encoding right-handed parallel beta-helix repeat-containing protein — its product is MDLYFDILLELYKAHGELIFENPSLIKEEMSGYSNVERSRVYALSSAIEEKVPVTLRDSGSLTEEDLNLIGKGFAEGTGIKEELAVWAVNTLYRLIRVIEEDPSLRRMKRKARLQEGHHVEVKEGLAKATVIKGGATSIYTYDGSISFADFLETYLEEGDELAIEISGDVEIERPITVQGKKLIFSGLQQATVYSEILPAFEVVKSELILENLSFKYTKEPERTIGLIYAVESSLELSKVEIHGAGLKVQTSKVLVSKSKLTGCKYIGIHAENSELRLQNSDFQENGIDIFSPQMRFKGCRVLLKNCKIDKGNGSGIWADNSELNIDKVVISGNYYYGIFIDAGGFLQMSNSRLVENGNSEDNYPQLKLVSSKANLKNCRVLNGINNSGISIEDKSSLECEDLKVTGHYYNGIEVKDDSEILLRNGEIARNGNEDEDNPQMVFISSRGYLKNLKIHGGINNSGVVLDEGSRVELISSQIYRHFFNALTLKSASEALLSDCAIYHNGNENFHAPQIWASSAVLKVENSNIYDGVKNDGIYIRNSNVTFENVSIHNHFRRALFAEANSNVVVKNSRIYSNNKGSEGEAQIEVRSTVLKLSDSEIDGSVNAAGVYATDISVVEINKSRISGNYSLGVWFSSNTSFNVSDCYISENLGKDGMFPQILITSSRGKFERTTVTNGSRVSGMVIERSFVQMVECSVTKNENFGIYVLSNSIADLKACEVANNGQENKDFAQIKVENSKLILNSSKVTSGINNTGISIVEFSYAEMENTVVSQNPHHGIEVYYNSELRFLGGEISNNGSDNESYAQVWIGSSYAIIKDSIIHDGKENIGIGILKSYVELENCKIFGHRDEGINLAWYSGIKIKECQIYSNAMNSSAAQLSVTSSNCLTRGCEIYESVSGDGVKADDGAVVELDNTKIYRNKAYGIIAKDGSEVKISGCEITENNEVHKNGFQIVLENSRGIIKNSKISKGINGGGIKLSHSYLVEIYHSVISEHKGAGIEVADNISRLKIVGVSTFKNEKGGLVYKNPYKVSTIDSNFEDGAFRKS